One window of Clostridiales bacterium genomic DNA carries:
- a CDS encoding CvpA family protein, protein MISDVLVVGIVLISIVSGYRKGFIKAVFRIFSKIASLVLAIKFYKPLAHIIANRAFFSEFTARISSKITRMLSGASIASDDDLAGEILDSMHIPNTIKESVITDLPYDVNSMDKSQIIEVIASKLGTAMLYIFCVVAIFLVTRLVFLIMRNILDKIFYLPLLKQLNKVAGLLFGSVEGFLAAYIVMSIAALINSEVILSNIECSLIAKHLYYNNLLLLFM, encoded by the coding sequence ATGATAAGTGATGTTTTAGTTGTAGGTATTGTTTTAATTTCAATTGTGTCAGGATACAGAAAAGGATTTATTAAAGCTGTTTTTAGAATTTTTTCCAAGATTGCATCTTTAGTATTGGCGATAAAGTTTTACAAGCCACTTGCACATATAATAGCAAACAGAGCGTTTTTTAGTGAATTTACAGCTAGGATAAGTAGTAAGATAACAAGAATGTTAAGTGGAGCGAGTATCGCATCAGATGATGATTTAGCAGGAGAAATTTTAGACAGTATGCATATTCCTAATACAATAAAAGAATCGGTGATAACTGATTTGCCTTATGACGTTAATTCAATGGATAAATCCCAAATAATTGAAGTAATAGCATCTAAATTAGGTACGGCGATGTTATATATATTTTGCGTAGTTGCAATATTTTTGGTGACAAGGTTAGTGTTTTTAATAATGAGAAATATTTTAGATAAAATATTTTATTTACCTTTGTTAAAACAGTTGAACAAAGTTGCAGGGCTACTGTTTGGTTCGGTAGAAGGATTTTTGGCAGCGTATATAGTGATGAGTATAGCTGCACTAATAAATAGTGAGGTAATATTGTCAAATATAGAATGTTCGCTTATAGCAAAACATCTTTATTATAACAATTTATTATTATTGTTTATGTAA